One window of the Emcibacter sp. genome contains the following:
- the gltX gene encoding glutamate--tRNA ligase, translating to MVTQNKKVVTRFAPSPTGFLHIGGARTALFNWLFARHHGGDFLLRIEDTDRKRSTEEAVEAIFDGMNWLGLHHDGEVVYQYARRDRHVEIAEKLLAEGKAYHCYCSQEELQEMRDKARAEGRPLKYDGRWRDRPASDAPEGVNPVVRFKAPQEGEQVINDHVQGKVTVANEQLDDMILLRADGSPTYMLSVVVDDCDMGVTHVIRGDDHLTNAFRQAQLIKAIGWELPEYAHIPLIHGSDGAKLSKRHGALGVDAYRDMGYLTSALKNYLLRLGWAHGDEEIISEQQAIEWFGLEGIGKSPARFDFAKLENLNGYYMREVESNETLAGLIRERIEAEIGRALTDSDMALLVSAMDELKPRAKNLNELAESTLFLFVTRPLSINEKAEKLLSDDARQMLGSLVAQLENVDDWQMDDLEEEVKSFAEVQELKLGKIAQPLRAALTGSNMSPGIYDVLLWLGKEESLARIRDQAG from the coding sequence ATGGTAACTCAGAACAAAAAAGTTGTGACGCGTTTCGCACCATCACCGACCGGCTTCCTCCATATCGGCGGTGCCAGAACAGCGCTATTTAACTGGTTGTTTGCCCGACATCATGGCGGCGACTTTTTACTGCGCATCGAAGATACAGACCGTAAAAGATCCACCGAAGAAGCTGTGGAAGCGATTTTTGACGGCATGAACTGGCTTGGCCTGCATCATGACGGCGAAGTGGTTTACCAGTATGCCCGCCGGGATCGTCACGTCGAGATTGCCGAGAAGCTTCTTGCTGAAGGCAAGGCATACCATTGCTATTGCTCCCAGGAAGAGCTCCAGGAAATGAGGGACAAGGCCCGCGCCGAAGGACGCCCCCTAAAGTATGATGGCCGCTGGCGCGACAGGCCCGCCTCAGATGCTCCTGAAGGTGTAAACCCTGTCGTGCGGTTCAAGGCACCGCAGGAAGGCGAACAGGTCATCAATGACCATGTCCAGGGCAAGGTAACGGTTGCCAACGAACAACTGGATGACATGATCCTGCTCCGGGCGGACGGGTCCCCTACCTATATGCTGTCAGTTGTGGTCGATGACTGTGATATGGGTGTGACCCACGTGATCCGCGGTGACGACCATCTGACCAATGCCTTCCGCCAGGCACAGTTGATCAAGGCGATCGGCTGGGAACTGCCCGAATATGCCCATATACCACTTATTCATGGCAGTGACGGCGCCAAACTGTCCAAACGCCATGGCGCCCTGGGCGTTGATGCCTATCGCGACATGGGTTATCTGACCAGCGCCCTCAAAAACTATCTGTTAAGGCTCGGATGGGCGCACGGAGATGAGGAGATTATTTCCGAACAGCAGGCCATCGAATGGTTTGGCCTGGAAGGCATCGGCAAGTCCCCTGCCCGATTTGATTTTGCCAAACTGGAAAATCTGAACGGTTATTACATGCGTGAAGTGGAAAGCAACGAAACGCTTGCCGGCCTGATCAGGGAAAGAATCGAGGCTGAAATCGGCCGGGCGCTGACTGACAGCGACATGGCGCTTCTTGTGTCCGCCATGGATGAACTCAAGCCGCGGGCCAAAAACCTGAATGAACTTGCTGAAAGCACACTGTTCCTGTTCGTGACACGCCCTCTGAGTATCAATGAAAAAGCTGAAAAACTTTTGAGTGATGATGCCAGGCAAATGCTCGGCAGCCTCGTCGCCCAGCTGGAAAATGTCGATGACTGGCAAATGGACGATCTTGAAGAAGAAGTTAAATCATTTGCCGAAGTGCAGGAACTGAAACTGGGCAAGATCGCTCAGCCCCTCCGTGCTGCCCTGACCGGCAGCAACATGTCACCCGGAATTTATGACGTTCTGTTGTGGCTTGGAAAGGAAGAAAGTCTGGCCAGGATAAGGGATCAGGCAGGCTGA